A region of the Culex quinquefasciatus strain JHB chromosome 1, VPISU_Cqui_1.0_pri_paternal, whole genome shotgun sequence genome:
acaaattgctcatggtcgcatcacctaccacagtgaatcctgacctcatacccatcttactaacccctcaaaactcatgtgatactttgtcggagacgcagtcgatttggcggtcccatcactcaagtatcggactaacattcccatccacttccccgtgtcttaccactggtcgtggccggcgtcggtattgatcagcacgatagggacctttgaaaattgcgaaggggtgatgattggttcctacttttcatctgtggtccacggagcaatgtttgggggttctggtcaataacgaagtagcagctacgggtagacaccaatgctatgctatgctaaaactgcgataactttaaaatttcagcgatgacctatagatgtttgggtaccaaaattttcgtaattaaaagacgcagaTGCTTCAAGACGTAGGTTAAATTGCAGGGATTTTGAGCGGACGGTTTTAGTTTGTACGTCCGTAATAGAAATCTTCCTGAAAACCTCACAAAATGTGCGGTCTTCATGCGTTAATAAGGACgagttttttataactttggaataattaTATTACTGTATAGATTTAAGGTATTATttcggataacaaaaacaattagaCACATCGTATTTATCTGCTTAGGTAAGGGTTGTATTTGATCTGATAAATTTATGTTATGTTGCAAAGCTAACACAGGATAATAAATATTActgctgtttttgtttttttatcttGCACATGGTTAGTCATGAATATATTTAACTTTTTCAGAtggtaaatttaaaactttcatTAGTACAATGGTGCAAGAACGACAAGCTGCCCTGCAATGAGTCGGGTCACCTATCTCTGTCTACACGCGAGCTTATCTATACGTTAGTGTCCAACTTTGTTGAGTCCCTTCAGAAGCACGTAGATCCAGCCTTTATCCTCTTACCAGCTCCCAACCAGTTCGGCGAACATTCTCCGACCTTTCAACATCTCGCTCATGCACGCACACGCAGTATTTCACAGATTTGTTTTTAGTCCCTATCGTTTCTTTAATAGGGTCTGATTGAATTTCATATAAGTGGTGAGGAGGTAAGCGAAGTGAGTGACGGCGTTTGTGGGATCGGCGACTTTTTGTCGATATCATCAAACTCGTCGTTCTGGTTCATTTTGAGCTCGTACAGGACCGAGTTGAGTTTGTTCCACTCGTCCATTCGGGGATTGGCCAAATTATCGGCCACGTCGTACACGTAAATGCGACCGGCTTCGTCGCCCACCGTTACATGCAGTCCGGAAGGAGTCCACGATACTCGATTGAGCGCAGGCTGACCATCAACCACAACCGATGCCGTGGGCACTTCGGTGTCCTGGTTGAGATTCCACAAATCCAGCCGACCACTGCCGTCAATTCCCGCAAACAGTGCCGGATGAACGGGCGACCAGGCGACATCCGTAACGTAGTCGGAATTGTCCTCGAACGAGTAGATTGGTTTGTTGTCTTTAAGACTCCACAATTTGATGGTCCAATCGATCGAAGAAGTAAGGAACAAATGGCCAAAGTCGGGCGACGATTGGTTGTGATGTGCGGAGATGCCGGTGACCGGCCCCAGATGCTTCTCGTAGGTTTCACCGATGCCGGACCGATTACCGTGGCGGCACGCCGAGTACACGTAGCCGTCCTCACTGCCCAGGACAAAGTTGTTGACCTCATTGTGCGGGAACGCCATACAGGTTACGGAAATTGCCTTCGACTGGCGCTGCTGCAGTTCGAGCACGTCCTGCGGCTGCGACAACATGTCCAAACTCCACGAGCACAGCTTGCCGTCCGAGCTGATCGAGATGACGTTGTGAGCATTCTGGGTGCCGACCATCGACAGGCAGTACACGGGTTGCTGGAAGAAAGCAAGATTATTGACTAGTTCCATTCAAGCCACCATCACTTACCGTGTGCGCATTCGTGCTGAGCGGTGTCCGCTGAATCGGCGTTCGCTTCTGCACCCGGTTGTCCCAGAGTACAATCTGCCCGGAGTACGTTCCGCCGAGGATCAGGTTCGGGTGGAACTTGGCGAAGCAGGTCGACATGACGGCACTCTGACAGTGGAACACGTCCTCAGGGGTGTGCTTCTTGAACTTGGTGTTCCAAACGATGACCACACCGTCCGGCTCGTTCGGCGATTCCTCGTTGTTGTGGTACGACGCGACCATCAGCTCCGGGAAGTGCGTTGACCAGTCGAACGAAGTCACGCAACGGTTCTTGGACCAGCGATCGCAGTAGAACGTTCGATTCAGAGACAACCGGGCTAGGGAACGTTCGTCGCTGGAAAGATAACAGCATGTTGGTAACAATCACAAgactcttcgggaaaagttgaTCTTACTTGATATCATCGGTATCACCTCCACCAATGTAATCCGTATAGATGTCAACCTGTTCGGACAGCGCACGCTCCATGACCTTGCCCGCCTTCAGGATGAAACGTTGGAAATCTTCCGACAGGATAATCATCTGCTTCTGTTCAGCAGAGAGTTCCTTAACTAAAATGGATTCaagaaatgttatgtaaaatttctcAACTAAACTCCAAACACGAGCCAAATTACCCTCTTTAACCTCCTCCTTTTTCTGCTCCTGGGGTGTGATGGCCGGGGCCACCTCCTTGACCGTAGGTAGCCCGTGCGGCAGAATGCCCGGTGGCAGTTTCGAGTGGAAGCCATGATCGATATGAGTCAGGGAGTTTTCTTCATCGTCACCTTGACCATCGCCAAAAGTAAGCACTGTATGAGTAAAACTAATCTTGCTCTAGACATCGAACGGggtatgtgtttgtgtgtgttcatGTATGAAGGTATGTGCGTATGTGTGTCAAACCAACAAAACGATAAAGCTAAACATTTACACTAGTGCTACGACACGGAATATGAAATTAGAGAGATAGGCGAGAAAGACGAATTCGTAGGGGGAAGGGCAGCCTGGTAAGATCCTGTTATAAAGCGATAGTATTAACAGAGGCAATTTTAACTGGAACGATTATTGGAGTAATTTATCATTCAATTTAGGAAGAAATGCCTATATTTTAATTGCAGATGAGACGTTGTTTAAGAAatggcaaaaacaaaattaaggaACAAGGGGGGAACGGATTTATATAAGTtgtcagatcaagttctggaaTAGTTCTTCTTGTAGTTCATAGGGAGTCTCACGCCAAATATCACATTGCATTGGataaaaactggcttgtctcaagcgggttaaAGTTTATATAAGATTTAATAtaggaaatttgattttttttgttcaatcggTACTACACTGCCgttttacgcataattgtcGCATAATAGGGCAAACCagcttggtgttgtttttaatgttgttgtttatgttattaacgtgactttaacctagagaggtcattcgtcacttgttgtttttaatgagtttccgaacaaagtaccagattttatgtgtttttttctaaaagtacacgtcaaactaaacttaaaaatgtcataaagtcaaaatcgtcaaaaaaatacatggtacaattatgcgtagaacggcagtacagagctggaaaaaaaaaactaacgaaaTTGGGTTGGTCATAATAATCGGTGTCGTCTGAATGAAACCTTTGAAAAAGCAACCAATTTTAATATTGAGGAATTAAAAAGAGAGTTGTTACAGTGTGACACTCTTTTGACATCTCGATAACTTTTTTTATCACCACTCTTGCAtaaaaaggaaaatattataaTAAGATTACCAGACGAATAATTCCAGTATTTTGCTGTTCCCCGAGAATTCCTGGGACCCGAGAATTTCAGAATGAATTCACAGTTATTGATACTTTGTCATTAATTTGAAATCAATGTAATACATTTCttacatttgaatgaaatcaaTATCATTAAgtccaaatttcaaataaaacatttatcTAATTATTTCAATTAATCTGCGTATACACAGTTATTAGATTTGTGTccaaatgtaataaaaatagctgaaatatgtttttccatggtTGGAATTTTCCcaatcccacatattcgaacACCCACAAACTCGGAGcattttgtggtaatttgtcaataggatgcaatATACAACTTTTCCTTCGATCCTACTAATTTTAGGACCTTGTTCAGgccattttcttgctatttcccGAGTCAAACTTGTTGTTGAAACCCCGATGGAACggggtatttttttagtttgacaccctctttacacggAGCTTGCACACACTACCTTCGTAATTTTCCTATTTCCTAAGGTGTCTTCTTTGACCTGATCAAAAGTGTTAGCTAACAAGTTATCGTACCcaataaatcaacaaaatttacaaaattacaaattactaccaaacgtttggtatgatagtaagtgtgagtcccgtgtaaaaagtggccgttcgttactttttagtttgaatttgaccaaccaacaacaaactaaaaacgttacttaatccacctttaggtggttggtgccttcacattcataaagtcaatacattcagtaaaaatagcaacattctcccttaacatgtttaacaaatcaactttattactcatttcttttgatagggttcgcagaccatcaatatttctggctcattggcaaggtctgataaaaaacctatccaacaatagttcgcatggaagattcagacaatatttctatcacaatgtctgaaatccggcctccaaaaagtgtataaataacacttaagtgctaataacttttgatagggttgtcagatcctcgatgttttaggctcatttggaaggtctttcgattatctgtgagggcctcgtggcgcggtatCCTCCTGACCTTCTATCGTATGGGGAAGttaaacgtcggtccatttgcgtaaaagaggttttgggtgactcaccacacctAACCtttggacgcctagaaatgaaacttgcaacagagcccacaaaagacccggaggtcgtttaaagtggattactttgcttttttcgattatctaactaacgacaggtcgcataatGAACCCGgacaacatttttattgaaatatctgagatccggcctccaaaaagtgtataaataacacttaagtcaaattgataagttcatttttcgagagattttatagcctttccccattaaggtgagaaaggcaaaaagtgtcgaacgaaaaagttaccaaccaccgggggttcgGTTTTTTGCATTTCAAGATTGATTTATCAAGAACACCAAAACACTGCATCCAAATTttctgttccataattgtgtgattttattgaggaacacctgaatttaactgataatttctcaaaaaaggcgctcctggagagaaccaaagtttattTACATCTGTAAGAAaaaggcaaaaagtttttttttatttttcctaacAAGTTTCATTTTTTCGTGTCACCCTAAGAATTAATGTATATGATAAATAGCGACCCTAAGTAACACTTAGAagtaacgcaaaatttttaatttttacccaaaaaacgttacttaatccaccgatggtggttggtgccttcctcacaattatgtacatatttgtttctgcagtaagaatgtcaaacctacaaattttatctaaattttacttcttataacatatctacatggagtatggggtctagaatcccaaaaatcattggacgtaatattagaacaacacctacggggctgtttcatgaaaattgttcactttcaatagttatattactttaaagttttttaagccttaaggcagtaaaaaaatatatctgtttatttttcccgggagtttcaaatcagcaaaatcccgggagccagatctccggatagatccgaacaactttttcatcaaaatatttgagatccggcctctgaaatgtgtacaaatgacactaaagcgctcataacttttgatagggtcagatcttcaatcttttgggcttgtttgaaaggtcttttgattacctatccaacgatgggtcgcatgatagatccggacaactttttcatcaacatatttgagatccggcctctaaaatgtgtacaaatgacactaaagtgctcataacttttgatagggttatcagatcttcaatcttttgtgcttgttagaaaggtcttttgattacctatccaacgatgggtcgcatgatagatccggacaactttttcatcaacatatttgagatccggcctctgaaatgtgtacaaatgacactaaagtgctcataacttttgatagggttatcagatcttcaatcttttgtgcttgttggaaaggtctttcaaatacctttctaaaaatgtatgatcagacgggttttcttacaaaaaccaccctttttacaatctttcaaactatagccagaatcgtttttttagcataacttttgaaatacttaacaaaacttcataatatttaaTATAGGTCTTGTGGGAACCTAAGAAGGATtgaatgagaccagaacggcccaaatcggttcagccagtccggagataatcgagtgcatttttttcggtgcacggacttacagacatacacacgcacagacatttgctcagaatttgattctgagtcgataggtatacgtgaaggtaggtctacgaggtcgaattaagaagtttatttttcgagtgattttatagcctctcctcagtaaggtgaggaaggcaaaaacatgaATTACTTATGGCCAGTTGCTGATTGACTTTATATTATTTTGCTACAATATTTATTAATATAAACATttccgggagtctcgaccaaatttccctctagttaaaacaaaatttgctttCTTCTGAAAACCCGTTCTCATGACAATTCTGCATAAGCCTTACCATACGAGCAGTTCCCGTTTGCTTTTGCCAAGCATGTTTTAGCAATTAAAGAAAatccaaatttcccatagtaatttccacaTAAACATTAATCCGCTTCAAATAGGAATATTTCCAACCCGACTTTGCCGTCCTGGGTTTCAGGTTTTTATATAGATTTACGTTTTCTTCATTAACTACAAAAATACTGTTTGCGAGGAAGTTGAATATGAACAGTTTACAGCAAAATTAAGCAGCAGGTCAGTATACAGCATGACATGGGGGCATTTGGGGTACACTGGCATTAGGGAAATATAACACACAGAGTATAGAGTAGAGAGAAAGAGAGCAGACATCTGCAACCTACGACGTGAGACCATTCCTGAGAAGGAACCAAAGTTCTGATGAAAATCTTGACTGATTAGAGCGGAAGCGGTACGAACATGATGCGGGTTATTTACAGATGGTGTTTGTCTAGCTTTGCTTTGTACAGAGTTGAGAGCTGCCTCCGTTGCATTAGAACTGACGACTGAAATGGGTTTTACATCGATTATTGCAACCAACAACTGGATTCTAAAGTCTAGCAACCGGTGTTTTgggatttaatttttatttgtgagTAGGGCCGTCCAAAATGCTCAGGGAACAATGTACAAGTACTGTAATTTCTCCACCCATTTGTTCGTATTGATATACGGTTCTTTCGTAATACTTTCCATGTAAAAAACGCATGTTTAATTTAACTTGTTTAACTTGTTTAATTATTGCTTAATTATAACAATACACGCATGACATGAAAATGCTCACGGATGAAGAGTTGCACATCGTTAGTACTTCGCATTGTTTGTTTGTTCGTTGTTGTGTGTATTTCTGCGGTATGATTTTGTTgatattatatttgttattttattagTTGCATGGACTTTGAAGATTATCCTCAAACCCGCCGCGCAAGAAAGCCAAATACCAACACGAAGGTGAGTGAAGGAGGGAGTGAGTGAAGAGGAATGGATCTGTTCAGGAAAACCAATTCGTCTTGGCTGGAACACACAATATCACATGTTCAGTCGTGACGAACGTCCCGAATGAGCAGCTgtgattttgatgtttttccGCCGCAGATTGTGAGACTTGAAAGGACTAGTAGAACAGAGACAATGAAGGTGATAGCAACAGAAAAAGAGTAAAGAGAACAGAAAACATTCACAAAACAgtcattcattcaaaaataagagCATAAAACTGCAATCTAAAGTAAATTTAATGGGAATATTATAAAAACACGCAATACAATATTGTACAACTCTAAACAAAAAGGTGCATTTTTGCATGGCTGATATACTGAAAACTAAAGCAAACGTACGGTAATGATACATTTCATCATCAAGACTGAACTAGCTATATTGTAATgttcatttgaaaacaaaaggGAGGGGGAGACATTctcaaaaaaaacgattttaattacaaaatattaacaaaattaaccaaaCTATTAAGCAGGTTGTGTTCGATTGATTGAGATGTCGACTAAAGTGGATTAGTCATGTTAGGAAAAACCTACCTGTAAACTCATCCTCCCACTCTAAACCGGGATTTAGATTGTATTCATCTTAAACAGAAAGAAAGTCCAACTTTAACTTGGTTATCGTTAATCATGACTTGGAGataatttgtttatttcatAAGGATTATTTGGTAGACGGGGTCAGGAAAATATAGGAGGAAAAATTTGAAACAGGACTAAAAGCAGTAATAGAaaacaacaaactttaaatgttgCAACACATAAGCTTCCCTAGAGAAGTAACAATTACGCAGTTTTTCGTTTGTAAGCTAGATAGTTTTGTTGTATTGGTTTTTGGTTCGTGTattctttttcgatttttgaatgaACGGATAAAAACACTGAAAAGTATTCCAAAATAAATCCACAATAACTTGATGTGTGTAATCCTGTAATGTTTACCGATTGCTAACGAACgcagccaatttaaaaaaaatgttttaaattttggtttCATCTTCATTTGTTGCTAAAATAGTGGACAAACATGCTCAAAGAAGTatgttttttcaaattcaaaaatcatatttggCTCCAGTGTCTCATTCTCAAAATTATGTTATGTCgcgttaaaaatttgttttttttacgaaGCAAAAACAGTAAAAACCCTGAAAGTGTGCATATTACGGGTAGGAGTTTTGGAATTATACTGCTAATTTGAATGAATGTTACCAAATTCAACATGAAATACCTAGTAATGAAAATTGaaaccaaattcaacaaaaaatattggcGACTGCGTACAGAAATAAAGCATGCCGCCCTTTTGGATAGATAAATGTCATAAACTTAAACTGTCACCTTTCTGAAGGAATCGAAGTAGGTTGGCACATTCAAGCAGAAGGTTTTTAGACGTTTGTAAGCAAAGTTAGAATAACAGAGCTATAAACAGGGAtataaaagctgaaaaaatgagTTAGTTTCAGAAGACCGGTGTCTAGCAGAAGCACTTTGCTCTACTCTACCACTAGCAACCTACAAGAAATActcgttaatatttttttatgtacaacacaACCTAATCTAATCGTTTCACTAAGAATTGGCTGCGTTCATGGCGTTCGGCGCGTGTGTCAATggtatgttgttgttgttgatgtttttttctgattgCTTTTTAGTCAGCCCTCTGTCACTgccgccatgtttatgaaaccaaaATATTCGATGACGAATATCAAGAAAACTAAGAAGAAACCGAGGAAGAAACCCAAGGTGTCTACTGTCAgatttcgaaaaataaacaaagtgcagagacgtttttgaaattatgttcTTTTCACACGTTACACTTGCTGCATGTCCAGGACTCTTTAAAGAATGATACTTCCGAGTGAATTCCAAGAAATTTTCGATCCCCGGTCCCAGATTTTCCCGGTTGAATCGGATTTTGCTTTAAATTGGTTAAAACTACTCCTACTTCTCCGGATGCTCATCCCGCCATCCGATTCAAGAGCTCCTTCGACTCCTTCAGCATCGTAGACACACATTATATGTCCGGAAATCTGCCCGAGATAAACAGGACCACTCGTGTGACCACTTAAAtcgaattttgtattaaatttacaccaaaatattattttcgccATTTACCTATTTTGATGTAAACAATCAGAAGACACCAATACAACTTCATGCAAAGCTTTGTTGATGGTGGGCTCTTCACAAATACTAATGCACATTCTCTATCCAAAGCATTGTTTatggtgggctcttcacacatactaatgcgtgggctcttcggggttttggtgactgtcaaacgttctagacatttacagtggtgccagagggcTGTTTTTAGTTGAAAGAAAAATCATGCGAATGTACTGAGTGAGTCACGTGACAACTTAGCTGTCTTTATATTTGAAGGAGGAAATCATAGATATCTCCTTTGTAGTAACGCATAAAAACGGACATAACGATCCGAACAGAAGAtacaaaaaacataacaaatggaCAAATGGAAAGAATGGGTGGAGAAATTATATTTAACGTCGTACTCAGAAACGAACAGAGGCGGATTGACTTTAATGTTTAGGTAATCCAGATAAACTAAATGCTAGATATTTACTGAACAACGAATAAAAAGACATATGGGGAGTGATAGAAGCTGTCTTACAGCAAACTAAATATGCTGATTGTAAACGAAATAAAGTAATGAAAATAGAATGTAATAGCAGTGTTCGGAAAGGACTCCTATCGTGGTGTGTGTTAGTACAGAAGAGATAAATAGTTATGAGTGTGAGTTCTGGATGGAAGAGAGCATCACAAAAGTTGGTGCTCTGTGCCACCCAAACCCGGGTTTTCGGAATTGTCCGAGCTAAAGAGCAAAAGTACGAAATCTAACACTTACCGTAGTAATCCGTGGCATGAGCTGAGCATTTGGAACGTGGCCCGAAGAAGAAGAGAAAAAGAACACCGATTAGAATCACGTGGCGGACCGGTGGCGCTAACCAACAGGTATGTCTCATATGTTCGTGTATGCAAATGTACAATGGGATGGAGTTTTTCCGGtttttcatcttcattttttccGAGAAAGAAACAGCGAACCTAAACCATAGAGAAGCGCAACAGGCTGGGCTAAGAGAAGCGCGAACTTTTGGTTTGCTTTTATTTAttgtaaacaaaataattacGGGAGCACAACAAGCCACGAAGCAGACGCTTTGCTGACAGTTTAGACAGAGATTTTGAAGAATTCCGAAAATACAGTAAGGGAAAACCATTTATGTAGCGATTTTGTGGTATAGCTGGTCATACGACAACGTAAGAGAAAAAGAGAAAACACTCCATCGCAAACCGAGAAAAGCCGCTTTTCCGAACATGGTTGCAAAGCGAACATCTATAGATTGTTTGTGTGATAAAATGTGGTTTAACACGGAACCAGAGTAGGAGGAACAGCTAGGATATGCAACACACTGGATATGAATTTTTATTCGGTTCTATATATCTGGTAATAGCATTACTCTGGCATATCTGGCATGTATCTTTACCTTTACGCGGTCTCCACCAATCCTCCATATATCCTGACAGAGGTGAGGAATGGCAAGAAAAAActgaatttgttattttatttcaattaattGTTGTACTATCTGTAGGAAGGGCTGTTGCAAATTATATTCATCGAGTCTTTAACGTTGTTTGTAGGTGTTATTAAAGAGGTAAGTTGTGATCTGTTTGTGTACACATTAGGCATCGAAATGTGACAGGAATAAAGCATAATAGAAACAGTTTACAGAGTAATTGGGTAGATTACGGTGACCTTAAGTATGACCAATTCGATACCAGCTCTAAGAATTCAACTCAAATAATTTGGCATGGAATAAGATATCAACTAATTTATCAGCTTATTGCTGACTTGGACTTTCTAGCAACATGTTAAACATTCCCGAATGTACTTATTATTTTCACCTGGATCATAAAAGCAGCTAAGTGCATTTatagaataaaaatttaaaatgcatttattaaataaaatttaaagaggAAAAAGAACACAAAGACGATTGCGTTGCGGAATAGCCGAGTCCTTGCTAGAAAGAATAATactaaacaacaaaaaaggaTCATTTGGACGAATCACGAACCAATTTACATGTGCGGTGTGTGCACTTCGTAGAAAAACAGagccgataaaatattttgccgCAAAAATCAATGTTCACGTATTGAACCATTTTCTGGAATCTTTTCttacaaatttccataaaatgtTTAGAGACTATTcagaataatgtttaaaaaatactcctaaattgaatgtaaaaatatagagaatacaTCTGATCTCCAAAGAAATCGaaatttgaaaagaaattttCATGCAACCTAATGATTTTCAAATAGAtgcttacaaaaaaaataagcgtTGACTTTTATACGAAGTATGCACACCACGAAACAAAACCACTAACAAACAAACGAAAACATAAACTTTTGCGTGTGTTTCTCGGCAATCTGTTATGAAAGGATGAATGAATCGAGAGACAAGAGTGGCACATCTGGTCGGTTCCCGGTAGACGGGAAAAGATTCACAGGTACAAGAGGTGCGAAATAAAACTTAAGAAAATGTTTCATAGGTCGCGCACGACGGAGACAGGGACAGGGGACACGGACTTACCATCGCGCTCGTGGCCACCGGTGCTAGTGGTTTGCGTTTGCTTCGAGTAAACGACGGTCTCTTTCGGTGGAATGTTCGTTGCCTGGACGGAGACCAGGCTCAGATTGATCGGTTTCTTTCGGAGACTGCGAGAGACG
Encoded here:
- the LOC6031437 gene encoding cytoplasmic dynein 1 intermediate chain isoform X14, which produces MDRKAELERKKAKLQALREEKDRRRKEKEMKDLEEAAGKLGHPESNTRKDLDEMLSSLGVAPVSEVLSSLSSVNSATSDHSANHTPDASLQPNVNGQNLRKKPINLSLVSVQATNIPPKETVVYSKQTQTTSTGGHERDAHATDYYGDDEENSLTHIDHGFHSKLPPGILPHGLPTVKEVAPAITPQEQKKEEVKEVKELSAEQKQMIILSEDFQRFILKAGKVMERALSEQVDIYTDYIGGGDTDDINDERSLARLSLNRTFYCDRWSKNRCVTSFDWSTHFPELMVASYHNNEESPNEPDGVVIVWNTKFKKHTPEDVFHCQSAVMSTCFAKFHPNLILGGTYSGQIVLWDNRVQKRTPIQRTPLSTNAHTQPVYCLSMVGTQNAHNVISISSDGKLCSWSLDMLSQPQDVLELQQRQSKAISVTCMAFPHNEVNNFVLGSEDGYVYSACRHGNRSGIGETYEKHLGPVTGISAHHNQSSPDFGHLFLTSSIDWTIKLWSLKDNKPIYSFEDNSDYVTDVAWSPVHPALFAGIDGSGRLDLWNLNQDTEVPTASVVVDGQPALNRVSWTPSGLHVTVGDEAGRIYVYDVADNLANPRMDEWNKLNSVLYELKMNQNDEFDDIDKKSPIPQTPSLTSLTSSPLI
- the LOC6031437 gene encoding cytoplasmic dynein 1 intermediate chain isoform X9, translated to MDRKAELERKKAKLQALREEKDRRRKEKEMKDLEEAAGKLGHPESNTRKDLDEMLSSLGVAPVSEVLSSLSSVNSATSDHSANHTPDASLQPNVNGQNLRKKPINLSLVSVQATNIPPKETVVYSKQTQTTSTGGHERDDEYNLNPGLEWEDEFTVLTFGDGQGDDEENSLTHIDHGFHSKLPPGILPHGLPTVKEVAPAITPQEQKKEEVKEVKELSAEQKQMIILSEDFQRFILKAGKVMERALSEQVDIYTDYIGGGDTDDINDERSLARLSLNRTFYCDRWSKNRCVTSFDWSTHFPELMVASYHNNEESPNEPDGVVIVWNTKFKKHTPEDVFHCQSAVMSTCFAKFHPNLILGGTYSGQIVLWDNRVQKRTPIQRTPLSTNAHTQPVYCLSMVGTQNAHNVISISSDGKLCSWSLDMLSQPQDVLELQQRQSKAISVTCMAFPHNEVNNFVLGSEDGYVYSACRHGNRSGIGETYEKHLGPVTGISAHHNQSSPDFGHLFLTSSIDWTIKLWSLKDNKPIYSFEDNSDYVTDVAWSPVHPALFAGIDGSGRLDLWNLNQDTEVPTASVVVDGQPALNRVSWTPSGLHVTVGDEAGRIYVYDVADNLANPRMDEWNKLNSVLYELKMNQNDEFDDIDKKSPIPQTPSLTSLTSSPLI